The stretch of DNA CCCCGACAGAGTTTGGTCATCTCATGGGGCCAACCCGATAATATCTATACAGAGACATACAGGGGACTGTAGAAATTCAGCTGGTTGGTGACAAGGAAGACAGATATTATACgttttcacgtgacgatCAGCATGTCACCGACACAAAGAAAAATGGCTATATTCTTCCAggtatgtacgatacacTATCTAGGCTGTATTCTCCTTGTACACTCCTGGTCTATCTACCAGTGTGCTTTTACCCGATACAGATTCTTGTTCAGCACAGTGTTGTTAGATATCATACTGTGACATAGTTTGAAATaaaagtactgtacgattTTCTATGGTGCCTGAAAGACACCTGATTGCATTCAATAATACTACATATATTACTGGTAGAATTCTCTCATTAGTACCACGAGTACCAAGCATAGACTTGGGTCATATTCATGTTCATCATGCCGTTTTATAGCCACATTAAACCACCTCTTTCTAGCATCAGTACCACGCACGCCCCGAGAGCTCAGCCTTCTTTGTATGGCCGTTTCGGTTACCCCTATTTTTTGGCGCCTGTGGGTACCGTTGCTACAGTAACCTAAAGCgtaaaaaacaaaacattCACGCTACACGACGCCCAAACTTTTTCGCGTTAGAGTTTTTCACCCCGTTGGGTCATGTGATAGCCACTGTCTAGCATCATCTCATTCCGTACTTGTGATTGGTCCCGAACACGTGTCTCAATACACACACTCAGGGTTTGAAAGCGGCAAAATGATGCAATAATGGTGTTGTATGTCTCGGCTTTTGAGTCTTGAGTGTAGGGGTATCATTGTGCAGTGGAGTTTATTTGGTGGTGCAGATGACAGATTGTtagttactgtacagtatagATAGGGTAGTTCGTAGTGGAATAATATCAGCATAAAAATTACTGGAAATTGCCCCAGAAAACCACAGCAAACAATATATTGTGTCTGTGTAGCGAGAAACGCGTTTCTTAGACTGTAATATTAAAGTCCGCCTGATGATATCAACGTTACAGTGTGTGGATTCTAAAGTGGAGACAGTGTAGCTTTGTCATCAGGTAATCCCCAGCACGGCCAGCACGGGGATAGTGAAAGTTGAGAACAAACATCGCGTCAGAGGGAGTCAAAAATGCTTCTCCTCAAATGGCACCATTAACACCATATTATCTTGTTAGATTACTGATGATTAACATCTAAATTATCCAGATATTACTCCGCTGTGTGGATATTGGATGTGCCTTGGATTTGGTGCATCTGCTCTCATGCAGGATTCGGCAGTACTTGCCCAGTACATGATCGTATTGAGCAGTTGAGGAGTGTTTACTAATATGTCGATAGATCAAGAGTCATGTAATGCCTTAGTAGCTGAACATGATATATATTCCAGATTCATGAAATCAATCGGCATTCTTCATTCTCTAGTTGTAATcattgtatcgtacagaatcctacaagtagtcatATATGCACCACCAAACTCAAACGCGAAACTAATTATGCGCATGTCTTCTTGCATTCACCACAGTTCATTCGAACACCACTATGAAAATCACTGACGCGTTTCAAAAGGCGCCCATCCTGGCCACGACTACCAAGACAGTTGCTAACGCTTCATTCGACCAGTCGGCCTGGCTCAATGGCCTCAAACCGGCCGATAAGGAGCTACTGGACACGGAGATCACCCATATTCACGACTCGTGGTTGCCACACCTCCACAAGGAGATCAGCAAGCCGCAATTTCTCAATTTGAAAAAGTTTCTGGCCTCCCGAGAAGCTGCCGGAGTGAACATTTTCCCGCCCAAAAAGGACATTTACTCATGGACCAGTCTTACTCCTTtcgacaaggtcaaggtgaTCATCATAGGACAAGATCCCTATCACGGCAAGAATCAGGCTCATGGGCTGGCCTTCTCCGTCAACCCACCCACTCTGCCGCCGCCGTCCCTCAAAaacatgtacaagtgtcTCAAGAACGACTACCCAGACTTTGACGTGCCTGCCAAGTCGGGTCTATTGACCCCGTGGGCCGAACAGGGTGTTCTAATGCTCAACACGGTGCTCACGGTtgaggaaaagaaggccAATGCGCACAAAGACAAGGGTTGGGAGGCCGTGACCTTTACAGCTCTGTCAGCGGCTGTCAAACACAACTCTGGCTGTGTGATTTTGGCGTGGGGAAGCCCTGCTGCCAAAATCGCAGACAAGATGAACATTGACAAGAGCAAGCACCTGGTGCTCAAGGCCGTCCACCCCTCGCCATTGTCGGCACATCGAGGATTCCTCACGTGTGGACACTTTAAGCAGGCCAACGAGTGGCTTGAGAAGCGGTACGGTCCAGAGGGGATTATCAAGTGGGGTCTTGAGGGTAAGACAGTTGGCAGTAAGGGGACTAAGGAGGCCACCACTGACACGGTCAAGGAAGAGCTTGCTAAAGAGTCTATCAAGGAGTCCGTTGAGACAGTTAAGGAACCTACTGAGCAGTCGTCAGTCAAACCGACATCTGCGAAGTCCACAgcaccaccatcatcacaaGAAAAGCTAGACCAACTCCTGTTGTCTGTGCCTGATGTGGATGATGACGAACTGGACGATATCCTGCCTCCCCCCAAGAAGCAAAAGGTGTAATTAGTGTATATAACGAAGGTATCGCACGACATTATGGTATTGAGCTACTTGCTGAAGGATCGGCATGGGTGGGTTGCGTTACACCGGTTGGAAATATGACTCCCAAGATCACAAGGCTGATCACTCCACTCTCCAAACACGGTTTAAACACTCCTCCTCTGAGACACGGATTTATCAAAATGCGGGGTTTTAATACCTCACGGATCGATGCTGTTCAACGAAAAGGGATATCAAATGTTTTCTTGTATAAACCACTCCAAAGCACAAGTTTCGAATATGTTTTTATCCCTGTGTAAACGTCTTGCTCTGTCGTGTTTGACTCAACTCAACAACCAAAAGCAAGTCAGCCCTGCATTGATACGACAGAGGCACATGATTCAAGTAGCTGTAAGCGATGGTTCAACGGTGTGTCTGAAAAGAAGGCTTGAGGTGTTTTCCAGACACGAGCTTCACTTAGGCAACTAACAGCTTACAGTGGTACCGGTAGTTATACCCATACCAAAATGAGAAGTTATGGCATTTATGTCTTCAGACTACAACAGGGGAATGCCGTACTACCGTACAATAGTGCAACAAAGGACAACTCCCAGTATCTCAAGCCACCCTCCAAATACCTCAAGAATCTTTCAACTGCCATCTCAACTTGTGCTCAAGGTTCAACTAAAGAACCCAGTGCGACTGATCTGATGATATGGGGTAAGCGGGGAGATGTAGATGATCAGGTGGAAATACAGAATGACAAGGAAGTGGAGTCGCTACGAGAACTCAAGCTTTTGTGATATACTAATAGAATACTTCCAGGGAAGATCAGCTGCcttagtacagtacagtacttgtacacttcttttttttctataCTCTGGTTGTCATAACTTTCCAATAATACGGTTCTAGGATGAATCAACCTAAACATAATCTCCCCTAACATGGAACCTGATCATCACCTGATTCTAGATAACGAGAAGAGAAGCAGTATAAAAAGATGGGTATCTTGGTGGTTGTGATCCACTCATCGAACAATCCCTACCACCAACAAacccacaaccacaactaCTACAATTATGGAACACATCAAAAACTTTTGGGCTGCCAAACCTCAGTACAAGGAAGTCGAGTACGCTGATCAGAGAGACAAGACGTTTGTGGTCACGGGAGGACTGTCTGGAGTGGGAATGGAATGCGCTCGTCTGCTTCTCAAGAAACGAGCTCGAGTCGTCATTGTTGGACGAAACAAGGACTTTGCCAGGGACTTGCTGTCTGAACTAGCACGGGACATTCCcgaaggagaagctgcgTTTGTGGAACTCGACTTGGCTGACCTGGAGTCTGTCAAAAAGGGCGGCCAGGAAATCGCCAGACACTACCCTGTAATCCACGGAGTCGTGCTCAACGCCGGAACTATGGCTCCTCCCTATGCCAAGACCAAACAGGGCCACGAGATCCACTGGGGTACCAACGTCATGGGCCACCATCTGCTCATGAAGTATTTGGAACCGAGTGTACTGAGAGCGGCACATGACTCACCTCCAGGAACCGTTCGAATTGTCTGGGTCGCTGCCTCTTCATCCACTCTGATTCCAGGACTCGAGGGATCTATCAGattcaacaccaacaatgaAGACGAGAAGAAACCTCCTCATGTACTCTACAACATGAGTAAGACAGGAAATGCGTATGAGGCGTACCTGTGGTCTAAGTTTCATCCACACTCGGGAGTCAGCTCTGTCTCTATGGACCCTGGAAACCtctccaccaacctcaCTCGTCACTCGGGCGGTCTAGTCCATCGATTCAAGGATTACGTGCTCTACCCAGCCAAATTCGGAGCATACACCGAATTGGCAGCTCTACTGAGTCCCACAATCAAAGATGGTGACCACCTGGTGCCGTGGGGAGTTCCAGGAACCCTCAGACACGATGTGGATGAGGCCAGGAGAGGACCGAAGGGAGAGGAAATGTGGATAGAGCTGGAGAGAGACACTCAGGCTTTTTTCCAGCCTGAGGAAGTGCACTAAGAACATAACTGGTAGTATCGAATAAATAATGACCCTAACACCTACAAATACAGAGAGTCAGCTCCTGCATGTACCAATGGTACGTACGTACTTGCACTTCAGCATAAATGCATTAATGTATATACTGAGCCGTAGCCCATAACCTATAAATTATaaacaacaacatcccCCTCTCGTCTCCAGTCGTCGTGGAAATGCGAGTTGAAAAAGGTCTTTCCTCGCTTATAtcccaactccaccagatGCTCAATCACCTCAGGTGACTTCTTTTCCAGGCTCTCAAAGATGGCCAGATGAGAGGGGTGGAACAGAGGGGTCCGGGCCTCTCGGGCAGACACAGCCACCGACTCAGGAAACTGCGTCTGAACAAACTGCAGCGGGTCGTCGTAGAACTGGTCGGCCTGATCCCGATACGtcatctgctcctcggCAGTGAAACCAATAGGGGGCTCACATGTGAGAAACCACACAGGGATATCTCGATGCAAATGGGACTGGTAAGGAGTGGAGTGGCACGGCATGAGGAAGCCCACAGACGTTACCTGGGGCTCTGTGCTCAGATACtccaccacatccaccacTCCTCGCTGGTGCACCTGGGAGAAGTAGCCCGCAACAAGGATATTGACGAGTGCCAGTGACCACACCAGCCACTTGCGCAACTTCTTGGGGGTCTGGGTGATAGCCTCGGCGGCAGCCATGTGCAGAATGGGCACCAGGGGATAGATGAAGCGGACCTCTTTGTGTCTGATGAGCGAGAAGGCAACGACAACGGCAAGGGCCGCCTTGACGAGAACCTGCGATCTGTTAATCCACAGGCCCCACAGGGTTAAGGGAAGCCAACCGACGGTGAGCAAAGGAAGCGCTTCATAAAAGTAGTACAGAGTGGGGGAGGTCCCGTAGAAGTGAGCCAGGGATTGCAGCAAATTGAACTTAAGGAAGTTGAGCAGCGGGAAAACAGGCTCGCCGTAGTAGAGGTAGTCAATATAGTATGTGGCGGCAAAAACTAGCGCCACGTTTCGAACCGCCAGCCACAGAACTCGCATCTTGGCAGTGGTTGTCAAGACCAGATGGAGACCCAGCACAGCCCATAGAATGGCATTTGTGGGTCGAAGCACGCAGCTGATGGCTCCAATGAAGAGTGCCACTGACAGCCGTTTGAAATTGACCTCCTTGCCATTGAAGCTCCAGTAATTGAGCGCCACGGCGGTCAGAACCATCTCTGCCGAGTTGGAGAAAGTACGGGTCAGAAAGAACCAGTTGAAGGCCGACAGCAGGGACACAAACAGTGCCCAAGGAGCCTCGGCCGGTCCTTGTAGACGAGCGCTCAGCTTCCATGTGTACACGTCTCCTGCCGACGCAAAGAGAGCCATGACAATCTTGGGTGCGATACGCACGATTCGGGGATCGTCAAGACCTAGCAGTTGTAGTGCCTTGTAGATGCCTGCTCCAACCAGAGGTGGCAGCGACGACCGCAGACCCTCATGCCACTCCCAGGTCAGGTAGCCGTAGCCGTAGGCCAGTCTGTGTGCGGGTTCCAGCGACTGCCAGTACTCATCTGGCTGGAAGAAGGTCTTTGTGGTGAGGGCGTTGGCCACTCGAAACGCCGCAatcaccaccagcaccgTGTACTTGATGCCCTGATACGGGTGTTTGATTTCCTTGTGTTGCATCATGGCCAGAGGGGCTAGAAAGAACCGCGGAAAGGGGCTGTTGACGTGATAGTGCTACAGGTACGAGATAGTTTTTGCATGCATGAGTTTATTGATAGTCGGTGGGATGTGTGATACAAGGGTgttatactgtacttttatAGAAGTGAAAAGGACGGATATGGGGTAGAAAAAACATGTTGAAATGATGCCAATGTTTTAATTTAATACATAAATAATTACCAAGCGGTCTTATTTATTCtgcgtacaagtatgataCCTGTTCTCAGACATTACAACTTTGGGCTGCGATGTGTGTTCTCTTAGGCATGCAATTTTGCTCTCTCCTGACTGACTACTGCAGTCGTGTGACTAAGAGTTCGTACTACTGGTAACTAGGGTGTCCAACTATAATCCAGTCCGTTCGATCCCCATGAAACACGAATACTACCATTAGCCTGTCTCAGACGACATCTATGTCCGATTCGCCTCAGACTTGGGACGGTCCCCTGACCTCGGCTTTAAGAGCTCAAAATTACGCACTGCACTCTTCTTGCGACTTTGAATCTTATCCAAGGCAGGTATCTTAAATGGATAATGAAACTGCAGCAAACTACGATACTTCTTGCAACAGTTAGTGCAATAGCCCGAAAAACCATTGCTTAAAATCAGTTTTTCAGCCTTTTCGCTCACAAAGTCGATTCATGTACATTatagctacttgtagcgaTTATTTGTATCTTACTCTCATCCATCCCCTACAGCATGAACAAGATTCATGTCCGCCATGCACCAGTCTCATTCAAGCAGTCCCTGAACACCCTTTGTTCGGTGACAGTTTTTCCGACacaccgaggaggaaaaaatATCATGACAATAAGCGGCCCTAGCCAAACAACCACGTGACGCTCAGGACTACACCGGATTGCTCTTTTCTTGGACTGTACAAAACCACCACCGCAATTGGTGAAATGCGTATCTCCTTGAGACGCATGATGGCTGTAGTTGACCACctaccagcagcagtagAGAACTCAAAAGTACTTTCTGGCCAAGCAAAATCCGGCTCGGACCATGTGTGCCTAGATCCGCAAAGGAGCGTAGAATTGGCCATAAATAGGTGAATAGGGCAAATTTTCGTGACGGCTTTGCCCCAAAATCCAACCCAAAATCTTCGCATGGAATATTCCAGTACATTTCAGGTCAAAACCCCATCTCATGAGCCACTCTCTCTTGTTCCGCCttacctcctcctctcgtACATCCTCCCCCACAGTAAccttgtattgtactcaTACATAGAGTATTACGGACTAGTGTCATGTCGTCGTAATTGTAAGGTAATGTAAATATCGATATTGGGGCGATTCAGGGGCGAAAATGGACATAAAATTGGCCACATCCGAGCATCTGGGCCTTCCCCACATACATACCCCCTCTCAACCCCCGCTTTGACTGCCCTTGCCCTCCCAAACTCCCTCACTTTTTGtcccaaccccaaccctgACGCCACAATACCCAAAGCTTAAATTTTTACTGTAAATATATCAATGCACAGTGGGCCAACCTCCTAAGTGAAAGTCATACAAAGACCACCGCATAACACAACACCCCTCAAACACGCCTCAAAACACCCCCAAAACAATGTCCAACTCGAATTCTCTCTATCTCCTCCCCAATCGTGAGGACTCCATATCAATGGAACCCCCTAATCCCAAGAATAATTTAGTTGAGGCCGAGTCGGCTACTACCCTGGCGTCCTGCCAGGTGGTGTCGGCTGTGGCGGCCACCAACTTCTCTTACTGCGCTCTGCCGGCTGGGGTACCAGAGTGGCACTCCTGAGGGAACTCGGAGTCCAAGTCCCGTAGACTTGTCTAGGGCATCACTGGAACTTTCCGAACTGTGTGAGAGACAGTTCAGAAAAGGAGCAGTGATCAGTTCCATCGCGGAACAACCGGCGGACGACGTGAGGGCCCGCTCCCGAATGggctcctcgtcttcctaCGCCTCCACTTTTTCTCTGCCGTCCGTGTCGTCCGCAGGCACGTCGCCAGAGAGCCCTTGTAGTGTGGGCGTGTACGGAAAGGGGGTGGCGGCAGGACCATTCGCGTCTTCATCGACTtctgccgccgccgccgccgctgcATCTATCAAATACACCCGACTCACCGAGTTTGGCTCCAACCAGGAATGGATCGGATTCATTGAGAACAATGTCTTCCACCAGTTTGTGTCCATTCCTCGAGACGCCGATTGGAGCCAGCTCAAAGAAAGCGTGATTGCCTTGCTGGACCTGGCATCCGACTGCCTTGAGTGCACAGGCATGGTTCTATATTTGGATCGTGAATGCACACACTTTCAGTCCTTGCTACGAGACTTTATGTGGGTCGGCTTCACCCCGAAGACCGCGGGCGTCATTTCGGAAAAGTGGGTCATGTTGGGCATGGATTTGTAGTCCAACAGTAGCATGACGAGTATATAGTGTTTTATGAATTTAATGTGTATACAAGGGTGTGTGTAGTTGAGTAATGAGAAACCCCAATCATCATCTGCCTAAAGCTAACGAGGATTGTAACGAGACCGTATGTACTCACCACAGGTACAAAGTACAACTACgagcatgtacagtataccAAGATCGGTGATGACTTGAATTTGTACAGCTCAAACCCCCCAGATACGGTATAATACACAGTTCTGTACAAGCCGTCACAATTGCCAAAGTTGCAAAAATGATTGTATAAAAATATATGCTGTGAacctccatcaccatcgTCGTAATCTTCGCACCCTTCTACTGAGCAACAGACGCCTTGAGCATTGCTAGACGTTCTTCCATATCAGGAACGCTTCGAATGTAAGCATCCAGCTGTCggctctcctcctcaaccttgAGTCGCTCTTCGGGGTCCAGGTCGCCAAAGAGATAACCACCCTGGCCATCAAACTGGAGAATAAGATCGTGATACTTCCACAACGAAGTTCGATgcgacacagacagcagAGAAATGCCCAGCTCCTGAGAATGCGTGTACATGACATACTCCATATCGGCGGTCACCGAAGAAGTACACTCGTCGAGAATGGCAAACTTCGGCTTGTGGTAGAAGAGACGCGCCATAGCGATTCGCTGCTGTACGCCCATGGACAGGTCTTCTCGCCACTCTCGCTCGGCATCCCAGCCTCCAACAGCCTCCACAATGTGATCAAtcttgacaatcttgaGAATTTCTTCCAGCTCTTTGTCGGAAGTCTtgttctcggcctcggtAGAGGGGTAGATGACCTGCTGTCGAAGAGTACCTCGAGAGAGATAAGGTCTTTGGGGAATGTAAAAGATATCTGATGAGGGAGGTTTAGTGAGCGTACCAGCGTAGACGGGCCACAGTCCTCCGAGAATTCGGAACAGAGACGACTTTCCGCATCCGTTGGGTCCCACGATGAGTAGATGGCGCCCATATTTGACCTCAAACGACAACTCCGGAACAAGCACGTCGCCAGAGGGAGAAACCACAGGGACACGGTCAAAGATGATGTCCGAGCCAATGATGGTCTTTCCAGAAGCCTCAGAGGGGTCGGAGTATCGGGTCTTGACGAGCGACGACTCAGTGACAGAAGCCAGTGTCTTTTCGTGCCGGGCGTCCACCTGCTTGCCGGAAATCTGGTTCTTGTCAAAGTTGCCATGCTTGATATCCTCCATTACGTCCATTAACGCCACCACTCGGGCAGTGTAGCCGGACAGCTGCGCAATCTCCTTATACGAAAACATGATTCGGCCAAAGGCGTCGGAACACGACAGAAGCATTCGTCTGTTGGTGACAAACTTTTCCGTTCGGGAGCCAGAGGCTGCGGCAGAAGCAACGTCCACGCCAGGTaccttgaagaagatgggGATGGAACAGAGAGCCAGACCCAGAGCTCCCCAGAAGTACTTGATGATAAAATCCTCCATGAACGAATGGTACAGTCGTCGGACGAGAATTCGGTTCTTGTGTTTAATCAGCGCAAAGTATCCCTTGTCGAGAATTGTCTTCTCGTGCTCCTGGCCGTTGTAAAGTGCAACCTCTTCAGCGTACTCAATCAGACGAGTGTGTTCGAATCGGAACTCTCCTTCCAGGGCTGCCTCGGTGGCGGCGTATCGGCCAAAGGGAGGTGTGAGCGCTCGCATGACGACGGCGGAGCCCTGGATCAGGAAACCTACCAAAAGCAtgccttctcctccaaggTTTCGAGACAGCGACCACGAGTAGAGGAACATGTCGAGCGTGGGCTTTGCGAGGTTCGAGTAGAGATGGGAAACGGAGTGTGAGAGCCGTTGAACATCAACGGCGATGAGCTGGTCAGCGTTTTTGATTCGGTCGTCGAGATTATGGATCGAGTAGTAGACGGGGTTACCGCTTTCGGGCAGATACTCGCCCACAATGTGCTGGGTCAGGTTGTTTCTGTATCTCAGCGCCAAAATGCACTGGAGGTAGGAGAGAATGGAGTTGGTGAAGGTGGCGGgcacagacacaaccaTCCACCAGACAATTCCCCACAGAAAGGCCCGGCCTTTACCTCTGACCAGATCGGAAACCAGTTTACCATCCAGATTGGCCACGTACAGAGAGATGACGGACCGCATGATGAGAAACATGGTGTGCAGACACAGCAGCCAGAACTCCTTGGATCGCAGGCCGTTCGGAAACATGACCTTGATGACCCGTTTGAACTTGAGAAAGAACTCTCTGTTGATTTCGCTCTTGACCTTCTTTTCCGGAATGGCGTTGGCCGAGCCCAGCACCTCGCGCTCGGCCTTgcgctcctcctccttctcctccttcctgGCCTTTTTCTTGCTGCGCTTGGAGCCCACTCCAGCAAAATTGGACAGAAAAAGCACCATGTAGATAGACCAGAGGATTTTCGATCTGTGGCGCAGATAGGTCGCGCCCCATACGGGCGACCGCGCGCTCACGTACGACACCACCTTTTGGCCCACAGCCGACGTTTTGAGACGGTCCATCTGTGTGTAGTGTGTGTTGTCGAAAAGTTGATTATAGTGTAGTGCAGTAGTCACGTTGTCTGAATGTGTGCTGCATTACATGTGGAGAGATGGTGTCAGCAAATGCAACCTAAAGCCGAACCGAGGTGCTGTGGGGTACAGTAGGCGCAGTAGCAACGGTCCGGTGGTGGGAGTAGTGGATGTGGTAGGCACCGATTTTGGACGTTATTAGACCACCTGCTATCACGTCGATTGCTCGTTAGGTCTCTCTAGCGCAGTATTTCGCTTATTTGCTGTTATGTAAGACCCCGTCCCAAATATGCCTTATTCCTGGTTCTCTCACTCGCTTTATCTGCATTTTTCCCGGGgtaaaaaaagaaaccaagGGGGGCGGGGCTTGGAAATTGGGGTGAGTAAGCAGGTCAATGGAGATACTAAAGATCAAATAATGACAGTGACAAGTGCTGGACTGGATTAAGAGCAACTGCTCATAGCTTCTATACCTCTATCGCCTTCAATACAGCGCCTTCACTACACTTCTTGATGCATCCTCAATAGCAATCTGCTAAATTACAGGAGTTGGGACAtgcaatactgtacatgaGACGGTAATATGATAATACGAAACCCTGTGAATAGACAAATGGAAGCTTTGGTAATCAGACACCGCAAGCGATGATAGGAGCGGAGAGAGAGTGTATGTGTGCGTGTATGCGGGTAAGAATGTTTGTGTAGTAAGCCATTCCGAAAATACTCGCTGGTTGCGTCTGACAGCTACGCTTGCTTGTGTACTCTTGTACTaccatacttgtacaccCTTGAACATTGCCTTCTTTATTAGCAGCTCCAACAACTGCCAAGAACATCGTCGTAAACATGTCTCAAAATCTGGGGACGTGAATTAGAGCAGAAATActgatacttgtacagtactagttccagtactgtacttatgACGCCCAATAGCCATTCCAGATCGATAGTTCACCAGACAAGCCCACACAcgttctacaagtagtcacACGACTGGTAGACGTCTCTCACTCCACCCAAAGTTCCAAATGACTGAGCCAAGTCTAAAGCTAATGGAATCCACAGTTTAGAATGtgaatacttgtacgaaGACACCATACCAAGTTGCTCTATATTCGGTGGCAACCAGGAGGACAAGTGATGTATGCCATGCAGGTGAATATAAAACTACATCCAGGAGAACAACAATGACGCCAACAAACAAGCTGTCTTTATTGGAGTTTGCTAGCTAGCCTTTTTGTAGCCTCTCATTAGCTTCCCTAACTCCTTGATAATCATATCATATACACATGCGGCCCACCAAATGAACATATATACAAAAACATCATACAGAAACATGTACAAATCAACTAAATTCAGTTATGCATAAATAATACTTACAAGACACTCCTCTTTTGCGTCAACCTCACACCCGACATCTAAAGTCGAGGGTTAGGATCGTTGTTGTTTCGATCAATGAAGTTGGTCTTGGCCTTGCCGTCGGGACCTCGTCGAACACCGAGctcaatga from Yarrowia lipolytica chromosome 1D, complete sequence encodes:
- a CDS encoding uncharacterized protein (Compare to YALI0D04158g, weakly similar to uniprot|P12887 Saccharomyces cerevisiae YML021c UNG1 uracil-DNA glycosylase, similar to Saccharomyces cerevisiae UNG1 (YML021C); ancestral locus Anc_5.555), with amino-acid sequence MKITDAFQKAPILATTTKTVANASFDQSAWLNGLKPADKELLDTEITHIHDSWLPHLHKEISKPQFLNLKKFLASREAAGVNIFPPKKDIYSWTSLTPFDKVKVIIIGQDPYHGKNQAHGLAFSVNPPTLPPPSLKNMYKCLKNDYPDFDVPAKSGLLTPWAEQGVLMLNTVLTVEEKKANAHKDKGWEAVTFTALSAAVKHNSGCVILAWGSPAAKIADKMNIDKSKHLVLKAVHPSPLSAHRGFLTCGHFKQANEWLEKRYGPEGIIKWGLEGKTVGSKGTKEATTDTVKEELAKESIKESVETVKEPTEQSSVKPTSAKSTAPPSSQEKLDQLLLSVPDVDDDELDDILPPPKKQKV
- a CDS encoding uncharacterized protein (Compare to YALI0D04180g, weakly similar to uniprot|O74959 Schizosaccharomyces pombe Hypothetical short chain dehydrogenase), whose amino-acid sequence is MEHIKNFWAAKPQYKEVEYADQRDKTFVVTGGLSGVGMECARLLLKKRARVVIVGRNKDFARDLLSELARDIPEGEAAFVELDLADLESVKKGGQEIARHYPVIHGVVLNAGTMAPPYAKTKQGHEIHWGTNVMGHHLLMKYLEPSVLRAAHDSPPGTVRIVWVAASSSTLIPGLEGSIRFNTNNEDEKKPPHVLYNMSKTGNAYEAYLWSKFHPHSGVSSVSMDPGNLSTNLTRHSGGLVHRFKDYVLYPAKFGAYTELAALLSPTIKDGDHLVPWGVPGTLRHDVDEARRGPKGEEMWIELERDTQAFFQPEEVH
- a CDS encoding uncharacterized protein (Compare to YALI0D04202g, similar to Saccharomyces cerevisiae GPI10 (YGL142C); ancestral locus Anc_2.334, similar to uniprot|P30777 Saccharomyces cerevisiae YGL142c GPI10 required for Glycosyl Phosphatdyl Inositol synthesis) → MMQHKEIKHPYQGIKYTVLVVIAAFRVANALTTKTFFQPDEYWQSLEPAHRLAYGYGYLTWEWHEGLRSSLPPLVGAGIYKALQLLGLDDPRIVRIAPKIVMALFASAGDVYTWKLSARLQGPAEAPWALFVSLLSAFNWFFLTRTFSNSAEMVLTAVALNYWSFNGKEVNFKRLSVALFIGAISCVLRPTNAILWAVLGLHLVLTTTAKMRVLWLAVRNVALVFAATYYIDYLYYGEPVFPLLNFLKFNLLQSLAHFYGTSPTLYYFYEALPLLTVGWLPLTLWGLWINRSQVLVKAALAVVVAFSLIRHKEVRFIYPLVPILHMAAAEAITQTPKKLRKWLVWSLALVNILVAGYFSQVHQRGVVDVVEYLSTEPQVTSVGFLMPCHSTPYQSHLHRDIPVWFLTCEPPIGFTAEEQMTYRDQADQFYDDPLQFVQTQFPESVAVSAREARTPLFHPSHLAIFESLEKKSPEVIEHLVELGYKRGKTFFNSHFHDDWRREGDVVVYNL
- a CDS encoding uncharacterized protein (Compare to YALI0D04224g, no similarity) — translated: MSNSNSLYLLPNREDSISMEPPNPKNNLVEAESATTLASCQVVSAVAATNFSYCALPAGVPEASLELSELCERQFRKGAVISSIAEQPADDVRARSRMGSSSSYASTFSLPSVSSAGTSPESPCSVGVYGKGVAAGPFASSSTSAAAAAAASIKYTRLTEFGSNQEWIGFIENNVFHQFVSIPRDADWSQLKESVIALLDLASDCLECTGMVLYLDRECTHFQSLLRDFMWVGFTPKTAGVISEKWVMLGMDL
- a CDS encoding uncharacterized protein (Compare to YALI0D04246g, similar to Saccharomyces cerevisiae PXA2 (YKL188C); ancestral locus Anc_4.287, similar to uniprot|P34230 Saccharomyces cerevisiae YKL188c PXA2 ABC transporter peroxisomal) — its product is MDRLKTSAVGQKVVSYVSARSPVWGATYLRHRSKILWSIYMVLFLSNFAGVGSKRSKKKARKEEKEEERKAEREVLGSANAIPEKKVKSEINREFFLKFKRVIKVMFPNGLRSKEFWLLCLHTMFLIMRSVISLYVANLDGKLVSDLVRGKGRAFLWGIVWWMVVSVPATFTNSILSYLQCILALRYRNNLTQHIVGEYLPESGNPVYYSIHNLDDRIKNADQLIAVDVQRLSHSVSHLYSNLAKPTLDMFLYSWSLSRNLGGEGMLLVGFLIQGSAVVMRALTPPFGRYAATEAALEGEFRFEHTRLIEYAEEVALYNGQEHEKTILDKGYFALIKHKNRILVRRLYHSFMEDFIIKYFWGALGLALCSIPIFFKVPGVDVASAAASGSRTEKFVTNRRMLLSCSDAFGRIMFSYKEIAQLSGYTARVVALMDVMEDIKHGNFDKNQISGKQVDARHEKTLASVTESSLVKTRYSDPSEASGKTIIGSDIIFDRVPVVSPSGDVLVPELSFEVKYGRHLLIVGPNGCGKSSLFRILGGLWPVYAGTLTKPPSSDIFYIPQRPYLSRGTLRQQVIYPSTEAENKTSDKELEEILKIVKIDHIVEAVGGWDAEREWREDLSMGVQQRIAMARLFYHKPKFAILDECTSSVTADMEYVMYTHSQELGISLLSVSHRTSLWKYHDLILQFDGQGGYLFGDLDPEERLKVEEESRQLDAYIRSVPDMEERLAMLKASVAQ